A window of Symphalangus syndactylus isolate Jambi chromosome 24, NHGRI_mSymSyn1-v2.1_pri, whole genome shotgun sequence contains these coding sequences:
- the CD40 gene encoding tumor necrosis factor receptor superfamily member 5 isoform X8: MVRLPLQCVLWGCLLTAVHPEPPTACREKQYLINSQCCSLCQPGQKLVSDCTEFAETECLPCGESEFLDTWNRETRCHQHKYCDPNLGLQVQQKGTSETDTICTCEEGRHCTSEACESCVLHRSCSPGFGVKQIATGVSDTICEPCPVGFFSSVSSAFEKCHPWTSCETKDLVVQQAGTNKTDVVCGPQDRQRALVVIPIIFGFLFAIPLVLVFISGQEANR, from the exons GTCCATCCAGAACCACCCACTGCATGCAGAGAAAAACAGTACCTAATAAACAGTCAGTGCTGTTCTTTGTGCCAGCCAG GACAGAAACTGGTGAGTGACTGCACAGAGTTCGCCGAAACGGAATGCCTTCCTTGTGGTGAAAGCGAATTCCTAGACACCTGGAACAGAGAGACACGCTGCCACCAGCACAAATACTGTGACCCCA ACCTAGGGCTTCAGGTCCAGCAGAAGGGCACCTCAGAAACGGACACCATCTGCACCTGTGAAGAAGGCCGGCACTGTACGAGTGAGGCCTGTGAGAGCTGTGTCCTGCACCGCTCATGCTCGCCCGGCTTTGGAGTCAAGCAGATTG CTACAGGGGTTTCTGATACCATCTGCGAGCCCTGCCCAGTCGGCTTCTTCTCCAGTGTGTCATCTGCTTTCGAAAAATGTCACCCTTGGACAAG CTGTGAGACCAAAGACCTGGTTGTGCAACAGGCAGGCACAAACAAGACTGATGTTGTCTGTG GTCCCCAGGATCGGCAGAGAGCCCTGGTGGTGATCCCCATTATCTTCGGGTTCCTGtttgccatccccttggtgctggtCTTTATCA GTGGCCAAGAAGCCAACCGCTAA
- the CD40 gene encoding tumor necrosis factor receptor superfamily member 5 isoform X1, producing the protein MVRLPLQCVLWGCLLTAVHPEPPTACREKQYLINSQCCSLCQPGQKLVSDCTEFAETECLPCGESEFLDTWNRETRCHQHKYCDPNLGLQVQQKGTSETDTICTCEEGRHCTSEACESCVLHRSCSPGFGVKQIATGVSDTICEPCPVGFFSSVSSAFEKCHPWTSCETKDLVVQQAGTNKTDVVCGESWTMGPGESLGRSPGSAESPGGDPHYLRVPVCHPLGAGLYQWPRSQPLRPPTPSRNPRRSIFLTIFLAPTLPLQCRRLYMDANRSPRRMAKRVASQCRRDSEAARTQECGHVGKQALGQRGWCCCCCGVRVRGWH; encoded by the exons GTCCATCCAGAACCACCCACTGCATGCAGAGAAAAACAGTACCTAATAAACAGTCAGTGCTGTTCTTTGTGCCAGCCAG GACAGAAACTGGTGAGTGACTGCACAGAGTTCGCCGAAACGGAATGCCTTCCTTGTGGTGAAAGCGAATTCCTAGACACCTGGAACAGAGAGACACGCTGCCACCAGCACAAATACTGTGACCCCA ACCTAGGGCTTCAGGTCCAGCAGAAGGGCACCTCAGAAACGGACACCATCTGCACCTGTGAAGAAGGCCGGCACTGTACGAGTGAGGCCTGTGAGAGCTGTGTCCTGCACCGCTCATGCTCGCCCGGCTTTGGAGTCAAGCAGATTG CTACAGGGGTTTCTGATACCATCTGCGAGCCCTGCCCAGTCGGCTTCTTCTCCAGTGTGTCATCTGCTTTCGAAAAATGTCACCCTTGGACAAG CTGTGAGACCAAAGACCTGGTTGTGCAACAGGCAGGCACAAACAAGACTGATGTTGTCTGTGGTGAGTCCTGGACAATGGGCCCTGGAGAAAGCCTAGGAAG GTCCCCAGGATCGGCAGAGAGCCCTGGTGGTGATCCCCATTATCTTCGGGTTCCTGtttgccatccccttggtgctggtCTTTATCA GTGGCCAAGAAGCCAACCGCTAAG GCCCCCCACCCCAAGCAGGAACCCCAGGAGATCAATTTTCCTGACGATCTTCCTGGCTCCAACACTGCCGCTCCAGTGCAGGAGACTTTACATGGATGCCAACCGGTCACCCAGGAGGATGGCAAAGAGAGTCGCATCTCAGTGCAGGAGAGACAGTGAGGCTGCACGCACCCAGGAGTGTGGCCACGTGGGCAAACAGGCACTTGGCCAGAGAggctggtgctgctgctgctgtggtgTGAGGGTGAGGGGCTGGCACTGA
- the CD40 gene encoding tumor necrosis factor receptor superfamily member 5 isoform X9: MVRLPLQCVLWGCLLTAVHPEPPTACREKQYLINSQCCSLCQPGQKLVSDCTEFAETECLPCGESEFLDTWNRETRCHQHKYCDPNLGLQVQQKGTSETDTICTCEEGRHCTSEACESCVLHRSCSPGFGVKQIATGVSDTICEPCPVGFFSSVSSAFEKCHPWTRSPGSAESPGGDPHYLRVPVCHPLGAGLYQKGGQEANR; this comes from the exons GTCCATCCAGAACCACCCACTGCATGCAGAGAAAAACAGTACCTAATAAACAGTCAGTGCTGTTCTTTGTGCCAGCCAG GACAGAAACTGGTGAGTGACTGCACAGAGTTCGCCGAAACGGAATGCCTTCCTTGTGGTGAAAGCGAATTCCTAGACACCTGGAACAGAGAGACACGCTGCCACCAGCACAAATACTGTGACCCCA ACCTAGGGCTTCAGGTCCAGCAGAAGGGCACCTCAGAAACGGACACCATCTGCACCTGTGAAGAAGGCCGGCACTGTACGAGTGAGGCCTGTGAGAGCTGTGTCCTGCACCGCTCATGCTCGCCCGGCTTTGGAGTCAAGCAGATTG CTACAGGGGTTTCTGATACCATCTGCGAGCCCTGCCCAGTCGGCTTCTTCTCCAGTGTGTCATCTGCTTTCGAAAAATGTCACCCTTGGACAAG GTCCCCAGGATCGGCAGAGAGCCCTGGTGGTGATCCCCATTATCTTCGGGTTCCTGtttgccatccccttggtgctggtCTTTATCA aaaagGTGGCCAAGAAGCCAACCGCTAA
- the CD40 gene encoding tumor necrosis factor receptor superfamily member 5 isoform X2, which translates to MVRLPLQCVLWGCLLTAVHPEPPTACREKQYLINSQCCSLCQPGQKLVSDCTEFAETECLPCGESEFLDTWNRETRCHQHKYCDPNLGLQVQQKGTSETDTICTCEEGRHCTSEACESCVLHRSCSPGFGVKQIATGVSDTICEPCPVGFFSSVSSAFEKCHPWTRSPGSAESPGGDPHYLRVPVCHPLGAGLYQWPRSQPLRPPTPSRNPRRSIFLTIFLAPTLPLQCRRLYMDANRSPRRMAKRVASQCRRDSEAARTQECGHVGKQALGQRGWCCCCCGVRVRGWH; encoded by the exons GTCCATCCAGAACCACCCACTGCATGCAGAGAAAAACAGTACCTAATAAACAGTCAGTGCTGTTCTTTGTGCCAGCCAG GACAGAAACTGGTGAGTGACTGCACAGAGTTCGCCGAAACGGAATGCCTTCCTTGTGGTGAAAGCGAATTCCTAGACACCTGGAACAGAGAGACACGCTGCCACCAGCACAAATACTGTGACCCCA ACCTAGGGCTTCAGGTCCAGCAGAAGGGCACCTCAGAAACGGACACCATCTGCACCTGTGAAGAAGGCCGGCACTGTACGAGTGAGGCCTGTGAGAGCTGTGTCCTGCACCGCTCATGCTCGCCCGGCTTTGGAGTCAAGCAGATTG CTACAGGGGTTTCTGATACCATCTGCGAGCCCTGCCCAGTCGGCTTCTTCTCCAGTGTGTCATCTGCTTTCGAAAAATGTCACCCTTGGACAAG GTCCCCAGGATCGGCAGAGAGCCCTGGTGGTGATCCCCATTATCTTCGGGTTCCTGtttgccatccccttggtgctggtCTTTATCA GTGGCCAAGAAGCCAACCGCTAAG GCCCCCCACCCCAAGCAGGAACCCCAGGAGATCAATTTTCCTGACGATCTTCCTGGCTCCAACACTGCCGCTCCAGTGCAGGAGACTTTACATGGATGCCAACCGGTCACCCAGGAGGATGGCAAAGAGAGTCGCATCTCAGTGCAGGAGAGACAGTGAGGCTGCACGCACCCAGGAGTGTGGCCACGTGGGCAAACAGGCACTTGGCCAGAGAggctggtgctgctgctgctgtggtgTGAGGGTGAGGGGCTGGCACTGA
- the CD40 gene encoding tumor necrosis factor receptor superfamily member 5 isoform X7, with the protein MVRLPLQCVLWGCLLTAVHPEPPTACREKQYLINSQCCSLCQPGQKLVSDCTEFAETECLPCGESEFLDTWNRETRCHQHKYCDPNLGLQVQQKGTSETDTICTCEEGRHCTSEACESCVLHRSCSPGFGVKQIGPQDRQRALVVIPIIFGFLFAIPLVLVFIKKVAKKPTAKAPHPKQEPQEINFPDDLPGSNTAAPVQETLHGCQPVTQEDGKESRISVQERQ; encoded by the exons GTCCATCCAGAACCACCCACTGCATGCAGAGAAAAACAGTACCTAATAAACAGTCAGTGCTGTTCTTTGTGCCAGCCAG GACAGAAACTGGTGAGTGACTGCACAGAGTTCGCCGAAACGGAATGCCTTCCTTGTGGTGAAAGCGAATTCCTAGACACCTGGAACAGAGAGACACGCTGCCACCAGCACAAATACTGTGACCCCA ACCTAGGGCTTCAGGTCCAGCAGAAGGGCACCTCAGAAACGGACACCATCTGCACCTGTGAAGAAGGCCGGCACTGTACGAGTGAGGCCTGTGAGAGCTGTGTCCTGCACCGCTCATGCTCGCCCGGCTTTGGAGTCAAGCAGATTG GTCCCCAGGATCGGCAGAGAGCCCTGGTGGTGATCCCCATTATCTTCGGGTTCCTGtttgccatccccttggtgctggtCTTTATCA aaaagGTGGCCAAGAAGCCAACCGCTAAG GCCCCCCACCCCAAGCAGGAACCCCAGGAGATCAATTTTCCTGACGATCTTCCTGGCTCCAACACTGCCGCTCCAGTGCAGGAGACTTTACATGGATGCCAACCGGTCACCCAGGAGGATGGCAAAGAGAGTCGCATCTCAGTGCAGGAGAGACAGTGA
- the CD40 gene encoding tumor necrosis factor receptor superfamily member 5 isoform X4, with protein MVRLPLQCVLWGCLLTAVHPEPPTACREKQYLINSQCCSLCQPGQKLVSDCTEFAETECLPCGESEFLDTWNRETRCHQHKYCDPNLGLQVQQKGTSETDTICTCEEGRHCTSEACESCVLHRSCSPGFGVKQIATGVSDTICEPCPVGFFSSVSSAFEKCHPWTSCETKDLVVQQAGTNKTDVVCGPQDRQRALVVIPIIFGFLFAIPLVLVFIKKVAKKPTAKAPHPKQEPQEINFPDDLPGSNTAAPVQETLHGCQPVTQEDGKESRISVQERQ; from the exons GTCCATCCAGAACCACCCACTGCATGCAGAGAAAAACAGTACCTAATAAACAGTCAGTGCTGTTCTTTGTGCCAGCCAG GACAGAAACTGGTGAGTGACTGCACAGAGTTCGCCGAAACGGAATGCCTTCCTTGTGGTGAAAGCGAATTCCTAGACACCTGGAACAGAGAGACACGCTGCCACCAGCACAAATACTGTGACCCCA ACCTAGGGCTTCAGGTCCAGCAGAAGGGCACCTCAGAAACGGACACCATCTGCACCTGTGAAGAAGGCCGGCACTGTACGAGTGAGGCCTGTGAGAGCTGTGTCCTGCACCGCTCATGCTCGCCCGGCTTTGGAGTCAAGCAGATTG CTACAGGGGTTTCTGATACCATCTGCGAGCCCTGCCCAGTCGGCTTCTTCTCCAGTGTGTCATCTGCTTTCGAAAAATGTCACCCTTGGACAAG CTGTGAGACCAAAGACCTGGTTGTGCAACAGGCAGGCACAAACAAGACTGATGTTGTCTGTG GTCCCCAGGATCGGCAGAGAGCCCTGGTGGTGATCCCCATTATCTTCGGGTTCCTGtttgccatccccttggtgctggtCTTTATCA aaaagGTGGCCAAGAAGCCAACCGCTAAG GCCCCCCACCCCAAGCAGGAACCCCAGGAGATCAATTTTCCTGACGATCTTCCTGGCTCCAACACTGCCGCTCCAGTGCAGGAGACTTTACATGGATGCCAACCGGTCACCCAGGAGGATGGCAAAGAGAGTCGCATCTCAGTGCAGGAGAGACAGTGA
- the CD40 gene encoding tumor necrosis factor receptor superfamily member 5 isoform X5, translating to MVRLPLQCVLWGCLLTAVHPEPPTACREKQYLINSQCCSLCQPGQKLVSDCTEFAETECLPCGESEFLDTWNRETRCHQHKYCDPNLGLQVQQKGTSETDTICTCEEGRHCTSEACESCVLHRSCSPGFGVKQIATGVSDTICEPCPVGFFSSVSSAFEKCHPWTSCETKDLVVQQAGTNKTDVVCGESWTMGPGESLGRSPGSAESPGGDPHYLRVPVCHPLGAGLYQKGGQEANR from the exons GTCCATCCAGAACCACCCACTGCATGCAGAGAAAAACAGTACCTAATAAACAGTCAGTGCTGTTCTTTGTGCCAGCCAG GACAGAAACTGGTGAGTGACTGCACAGAGTTCGCCGAAACGGAATGCCTTCCTTGTGGTGAAAGCGAATTCCTAGACACCTGGAACAGAGAGACACGCTGCCACCAGCACAAATACTGTGACCCCA ACCTAGGGCTTCAGGTCCAGCAGAAGGGCACCTCAGAAACGGACACCATCTGCACCTGTGAAGAAGGCCGGCACTGTACGAGTGAGGCCTGTGAGAGCTGTGTCCTGCACCGCTCATGCTCGCCCGGCTTTGGAGTCAAGCAGATTG CTACAGGGGTTTCTGATACCATCTGCGAGCCCTGCCCAGTCGGCTTCTTCTCCAGTGTGTCATCTGCTTTCGAAAAATGTCACCCTTGGACAAG CTGTGAGACCAAAGACCTGGTTGTGCAACAGGCAGGCACAAACAAGACTGATGTTGTCTGTGGTGAGTCCTGGACAATGGGCCCTGGAGAAAGCCTAGGAAG GTCCCCAGGATCGGCAGAGAGCCCTGGTGGTGATCCCCATTATCTTCGGGTTCCTGtttgccatccccttggtgctggtCTTTATCA aaaagGTGGCCAAGAAGCCAACCGCTAA
- the CD40 gene encoding tumor necrosis factor receptor superfamily member 5 isoform X3 has product MVRLPLQCVLWGCLLTAVHPEPPTACREKQYLINSQCCSLCQPGQKLVSDCTEFAETECLPCGESEFLDTWNRETRCHQHKYCDPNLGLQVQQKGTSETDTICTCEEGRHCTSEACESCVLHRSCSPGFGVKQIATGVSDTICEPCPVGFFSSVSSAFEKCHPWTSCETKDLVVQQAGTNKTDVVCGPQDRQRALVVIPIIFGFLFAIPLVLVFISESSEKVAKKPTAKAPHPKQEPQEINFPDDLPGSNTAAPVQETLHGCQPVTQEDGKESRISVQERQ; this is encoded by the exons GTCCATCCAGAACCACCCACTGCATGCAGAGAAAAACAGTACCTAATAAACAGTCAGTGCTGTTCTTTGTGCCAGCCAG GACAGAAACTGGTGAGTGACTGCACAGAGTTCGCCGAAACGGAATGCCTTCCTTGTGGTGAAAGCGAATTCCTAGACACCTGGAACAGAGAGACACGCTGCCACCAGCACAAATACTGTGACCCCA ACCTAGGGCTTCAGGTCCAGCAGAAGGGCACCTCAGAAACGGACACCATCTGCACCTGTGAAGAAGGCCGGCACTGTACGAGTGAGGCCTGTGAGAGCTGTGTCCTGCACCGCTCATGCTCGCCCGGCTTTGGAGTCAAGCAGATTG CTACAGGGGTTTCTGATACCATCTGCGAGCCCTGCCCAGTCGGCTTCTTCTCCAGTGTGTCATCTGCTTTCGAAAAATGTCACCCTTGGACAAG CTGTGAGACCAAAGACCTGGTTGTGCAACAGGCAGGCACAAACAAGACTGATGTTGTCTGTG GTCCCCAGGATCGGCAGAGAGCCCTGGTGGTGATCCCCATTATCTTCGGGTTCCTGtttgccatccccttggtgctggtCTTTATCAGTGAGTCCTCAG aaaagGTGGCCAAGAAGCCAACCGCTAAG GCCCCCCACCCCAAGCAGGAACCCCAGGAGATCAATTTTCCTGACGATCTTCCTGGCTCCAACACTGCCGCTCCAGTGCAGGAGACTTTACATGGATGCCAACCGGTCACCCAGGAGGATGGCAAAGAGAGTCGCATCTCAGTGCAGGAGAGACAGTGA
- the CD40 gene encoding tumor necrosis factor receptor superfamily member 5 isoform X6, protein MVRLPLQCVLWGCLLTAVHPEPPTACREKQYLINSQCCSLCQPGQKLVSDCTEFAETECLPCGESEFLDTWNRETRCHQHKYCDPNLGLQVQQKGTSETDTICTCEEGRHCTSEACESCVLHRSCSPGFGVKQIGPQDRQRALVVIPIIFGFLFAIPLVLVFISESSEKVAKKPTAKAPHPKQEPQEINFPDDLPGSNTAAPVQETLHGCQPVTQEDGKESRISVQERQ, encoded by the exons GTCCATCCAGAACCACCCACTGCATGCAGAGAAAAACAGTACCTAATAAACAGTCAGTGCTGTTCTTTGTGCCAGCCAG GACAGAAACTGGTGAGTGACTGCACAGAGTTCGCCGAAACGGAATGCCTTCCTTGTGGTGAAAGCGAATTCCTAGACACCTGGAACAGAGAGACACGCTGCCACCAGCACAAATACTGTGACCCCA ACCTAGGGCTTCAGGTCCAGCAGAAGGGCACCTCAGAAACGGACACCATCTGCACCTGTGAAGAAGGCCGGCACTGTACGAGTGAGGCCTGTGAGAGCTGTGTCCTGCACCGCTCATGCTCGCCCGGCTTTGGAGTCAAGCAGATTG GTCCCCAGGATCGGCAGAGAGCCCTGGTGGTGATCCCCATTATCTTCGGGTTCCTGtttgccatccccttggtgctggtCTTTATCAGTGAGTCCTCAG aaaagGTGGCCAAGAAGCCAACCGCTAAG GCCCCCCACCCCAAGCAGGAACCCCAGGAGATCAATTTTCCTGACGATCTTCCTGGCTCCAACACTGCCGCTCCAGTGCAGGAGACTTTACATGGATGCCAACCGGTCACCCAGGAGGATGGCAAAGAGAGTCGCATCTCAGTGCAGGAGAGACAGTGA